The Agromyces sp. LHK192 genome includes a window with the following:
- the ccsB gene encoding c-type cytochrome biogenesis protein CcsB produces MTFTLDEISVLCVYSALAVYAIAFIAYSLDLARRGAVAAQAADAKAAEAEAEAEAALEPATVGAALAAQRSAAAAGASAAAGGGELDAPVKRSRWARATEAGASVEYGRSPSLRVAVAMTVLAWVLHFAGVLLRGLAAGRVPWANMYEFALTGTLIVTTVFLVVLLVVKQDLRFLGTFVTGLVLVLLGVATVNFRVDVVPLPPALQSAWLVIHVFVATASVGFFALGFALSLVQLLQARREAVVATAESVKRSFLATLPDSTTLENLAYRVNIVGFIFWTFTLIAGAIWAEKAWGRYWGWDTKEVWTFIIWVVYAGYIHARATRGWRGTRSAWLSIIGFSAVLFNFTVVNLFFKGLHAYSGL; encoded by the coding sequence GTGACATTCACGCTCGACGAGATCTCGGTGCTCTGCGTGTACTCGGCGCTGGCCGTGTACGCGATCGCGTTCATCGCCTACTCGCTCGACCTCGCTCGCCGGGGCGCGGTCGCGGCGCAGGCGGCCGATGCGAAGGCCGCCGAGGCGGAGGCCGAGGCCGAGGCGGCGCTGGAGCCCGCGACGGTCGGAGCCGCGCTCGCCGCGCAGCGGTCGGCCGCTGCCGCCGGCGCGTCCGCTGCCGCGGGCGGCGGCGAGCTCGATGCACCCGTGAAGCGCTCGCGCTGGGCGCGGGCGACCGAGGCCGGGGCATCCGTCGAGTACGGGCGCTCGCCGTCGCTGCGGGTCGCCGTCGCGATGACCGTGCTCGCCTGGGTGCTGCACTTCGCCGGCGTGCTGCTGCGCGGCCTCGCGGCCGGCCGCGTGCCGTGGGCCAACATGTACGAGTTCGCGCTCACCGGCACGCTCATCGTCACCACGGTGTTCCTCGTCGTGCTGCTCGTCGTGAAGCAGGACCTGCGCTTCCTCGGCACGTTCGTGACCGGGCTCGTGCTCGTGCTCCTCGGCGTCGCGACCGTGAACTTCCGGGTCGACGTCGTGCCGCTGCCGCCGGCGCTCCAGTCGGCGTGGCTCGTCATCCACGTGTTCGTCGCGACGGCGTCGGTCGGGTTCTTCGCACTCGGCTTCGCCCTGTCGCTGGTGCAGCTGCTGCAGGCCCGGCGAGAGGCCGTCGTGGCCACCGCGGAGTCCGTCAAGCGGTCGTTCCTCGCGACGCTGCCCGACTCGACGACACTCGAGAACCTCGCCTACCGCGTCAACATCGTGGGCTTCATCTTCTGGACCTTCACGCTCATCGCCGGCGCGATCTGGGCCGAGAAGGCGTGGGGCCGCTACTGGGGTTGGGACACCAAGGAGGTGTGGACCTTCATCATCTGGGTGGTCTACGCCGGGTACATCCACGCGCGCGCGACGCGCGGCTGGCGCGGCACCCGGTCGGCCTGGCTGTCGATCATCGGGTTCTCGGCGGTGCTCTTCAACTTCACC